The Spirochaeta cellobiosiphila DSM 17781 genome contains a region encoding:
- a CDS encoding DUF6760 family protein: MWTSLYRGVSATGGGLSHLSGDIYREVAFIAYHFGWSREEIMKMPHGERKSWISQISQINQTINASQKAKQLQKEGGEHVGFYS; this comes from the coding sequence ATGTGGACAAGCTTATACAGGGGAGTTTCAGCTACTGGGGGAGGTTTAAGCCACCTTTCGGGAGATATCTATCGTGAGGTGGCTTTCATTGCCTATCATTTTGGTTGGTCTAGGGAAGAAATAATGAAGATGCCCCATGGAGAACGTAAATCCTGGATCAGTCAGATCAGCCAGATAAATCAAACAATTAATGCTTCTCAAAAAGCAAAACAATTACAAAAAGAAGGGGGAGAACATGTGGGATTTTATTCTTGA
- a CDS encoding pentapeptide repeat-containing protein yields the protein MEFNSYNLCFLDEELQKGSLHDTQLEQVDLSDKELSHQQWQEVSWAGVRYSDNNLTQLSWITGEVKESDFLDLQSTQLHWDNVKLSGVRFLRNHWNHPHFSRCDVDRSINHRWLVQEGRFDSCRFKDTEFNRASLNQTLFKECRFETSYGEGLLGFHKSDFSNCLFWGCYFAGDFGSDIEWNNCLFVNCHFDRVGVECFQEGSYFFKDCINSPSSYNGSLKHENYDSSQLDELYKRIEDQPMDKESIAGMLEDYSQDMLRDTLADLLSRKPNVTQQQSTSAQTEWDKINNFTHLMRYIKQKYDFAELDSFNVEGNAVHYRHKGRLHLISETEEPQVTEPSSPLEESSSGRFGKLEL from the coding sequence ATGGAATTTAATAGTTACAATCTGTGTTTTCTGGATGAGGAATTACAAAAAGGATCACTCCACGATACGCAATTGGAACAGGTTGACTTGTCTGATAAAGAATTAAGTCATCAACAATGGCAGGAAGTATCCTGGGCAGGTGTCCGTTATTCTGACAATAACCTAACTCAGTTGTCCTGGATAACGGGGGAGGTTAAGGAATCTGATTTCCTTGATTTACAATCAACTCAGTTGCATTGGGATAATGTCAAATTATCTGGTGTGCGATTCCTACGTAATCATTGGAATCATCCCCATTTCAGCCGTTGTGATGTAGATCGTTCTATTAACCATCGCTGGCTTGTTCAAGAAGGACGCTTTGATAGCTGTCGATTTAAGGACACAGAGTTCAATAGAGCTAGCCTTAATCAGACCCTCTTTAAGGAATGTCGTTTTGAGACTTCCTATGGTGAAGGTTTGTTGGGGTTCCATAAAAGTGATTTTAGTAATTGTTTGTTTTGGGGATGCTATTTTGCAGGGGATTTCGGTTCTGACATTGAATGGAATAATTGCCTATTTGTTAATTGCCATTTTGATCGGGTGGGAGTGGAATGTTTTCAAGAAGGTTCTTATTTCTTTAAGGACTGTATTAATTCTCCTTCCTCATATAATGGCTCACTAAAACACGAGAACTATGATAGTAGCCAATTAGATGAATTGTATAAACGTATAGAGGATCAACCTATGGATAAGGAATCAATTGCAGGCATGCTAGAGGATTATTCCCAGGACATGCTGAGAGATACCCTAGCTGATTTACTAAGTCGTAAGCCTAATGTGACACAACAACAAAGTACATCAGCGCAAACGGAATGGGATAAGATAAATAATTTTACTCACCTAATGCGATACATTAAGCAAAAATATGATTTTGCTGAATTAGATAGTTTTAATGTGGAAGGCAATGCTGTCCATTACAGACATAAGGGACGGCTACATTTGATAAGTGAAACTGAGGAACCTCAAGTTACTGAGCCTTCTTCCCCTTTAGAAGAAAGCAGTTCAGGTCGTTTTGGTAAATTGGAGTTGTAA
- a CDS encoding DUF2997 domain-containing protein, whose product MAQKHELEVTISETGEVELTVKGVNGPQCLRITKELEEALGLVSDRQKTSDYYKESDDQTGHINIGDLD is encoded by the coding sequence ATGGCACAAAAACATGAATTAGAAGTAACCATTAGTGAAACAGGTGAAGTCGAATTAACCGTTAAAGGTGTTAATGGACCTCAATGCCTTCGTATTACTAAAGAATTAGAGGAAGCCCTTGGTTTGGTTAGTGATAGGCAGAAGACTAGCGATTATTACAAAGAATCAGACGATCAGACAGGTCATATTAATATTGGAGATTTAGATTAA